The following coding sequences lie in one Sorghum bicolor cultivar BTx623 chromosome 6, Sorghum_bicolor_NCBIv3, whole genome shotgun sequence genomic window:
- the LOC8083406 gene encoding glutathione S-transferase T3 isoform X2, with product MDSGAYFADLITKGHGLAGQSENPPPPQEVVAQDEVQTIGKRNQRRTKNFTVEEDEQLVKAWLNVSLDRVKGVDQPHTTYWERIHAYFHVHKDFSSDRTQGSLMNRWSGIQHDVNLFAGCLSKTECENQSGVSIDDKQADALKMFIREDRQHRQFSYMHCWKILKDQTKWADRRRKMETQKTISKKHNVVANSSTASASPLLPSPTIDGNEHSNSALQRPPGQKKKQKLWQHCSIEALDYLLAKKKEADADKELNKEERCKKAFALQEERIRLEKEKLELQRDQFEFNKKLEEERIMNVDTSHMCPDQHQYYQALKNGILARCLNN from the exons ATGGATTCAGGAGCATATTTCGCTGACCTGATTACAAAAGGGCATGGTCTTGCTGGTCAGTCTGAAAATCCACCTCCTCCTCAGGAAGTAGTAGCACAAGATGAGGTTCAAACAATAGGGAAACGAAATCAGAGAAGAACAAAAAATTTcacagttgaagaggatgaacaACTTGTAAAAGCATGGCTAAACGTGAGTTTGGATCGAGTGAAAGGTGTTGACCAACCACATACCACATATTGGGAACGTATACATGCATATTTCCATGTCCACAAGGATTTCTCATCTGATCGCACCCAAGGGTCTCTAATGAACCGTTGGTCTGGTATACAACACGATGTTAACCTCTTTGCTGGTTGTCTTTCCAAGACTGAGTGCGAAAATCAAAGTGGAGTGTCTATCGATGACAAA CAAGCAGATGCATTGAAAATGTTTATTAGAGAAGACAGGCAGCATAGGCAATTCTCATACATGCATTGCTGGAAAATATTAAAAGACCAAACTAAGTGGGCAGATAGGCGCAGGAAGATGGAAACCCAGAAGACAATCAGTAAAAAGCATAACGTTGTAGCCAATTCAAGTACTGCATCGGCTTCTCCTTTGCTGCCTTCTCCTACTATTGATGGGAATGAGCATTCAAATAGTGCACTTCAGAGACCTCCAgggcaaaagaagaagcaaaaaTTATGGCAACATTGTAGCATTGAAGCATTGGATTATCTTTTGGCTAAAAAGAAAGAAGCCGATGCAGATAAAGAGTTGAATAAAGAGGAGCGgtgcaagaaagcctttgcattGCAGGAAGAAAGGATTAGACTAGAGAAAGAAAAGCTTGAGTTACAAAGGGATCAATTTGAGTTCAACAAGAAACTGGAAGAAGAGAGAATTATGAATGTTGACACAAGTCACATGTGCCCTGACCAGCATCAGTACTACCAAGCGCTCAAGAATGGCATACTTGCAAGATGCCTAAATAATTAG